In the Topomyia yanbarensis strain Yona2022 chromosome 3, ASM3024719v1, whole genome shotgun sequence genome, one interval contains:
- the LOC131691581 gene encoding farnesol dehydrogenase-like: MNIAERMKRWEGKVAVVTGASGAIGAAISKELVKAGMIVCALARRRDKVEKLRASLFDVAGNLNCVECDITEESDVKHAFGWIEGTYGGVDLLVNNAGVITKCLLTEKNNTKDLYTTMETNIIGLCLCTREAVKSMKERDVHGHIININSIFGHKVHQAVPGTRPLNGMYPASKYAVTAITECIRQELVFLESQIKVSSISPGLVEGDIVANHTSNDNELVKYMPKLKPEDVAEAVLYAITTPDHVQIHELLIKPMGEFL; the protein is encoded by the exons ATGAATATAGCCGAACGAATGAAACGATGGGAAGGCAAGGTTGCCGTAGTAACGGGTGCTAGTGGTGCCATCGGCGCAGCTATTTCAAAAGAACTAGTCAAAGCAGGAATGATCGTTTGCGCATTAGCTCGGAGAAGGGACAAGGTGGAAAAACTGCGTGCCAGCCTGTTCGACGTGGCTGGAAACCTAAACTGCGTTGAGTGTGATATTACGGAAGAGTCCGACGTGAAGCATGCCTTCGGATGGATTGAAGGAACCTACGGAGGAGTTGATTTACTGGTGAACAACGCTGGCGTAATCACAAAGTGCCTATTGACAgagaaaaataatacaaaagaTTTGTACACGACTATGGAGACCAACATCATAGGTCTTTGTCTGTGCACCCGTGAGGCGGTCAAGTCGATGAAGGAGCGGGATGTCCATGGTCACATAATCAATATCAACAGTATATTTGGACATAAAGTTCATCAGGCTGTGCCCGGAACAAGGCCACTCAATGGCATGTATCCGGCTTCAAAATATGCAGTTACTGCTATTACCGAATGCATTCGACAGGAGCTAGTCTTTTTGGAAAGCCAAATCAAAGTATCG AGTATCAGTCCAGGGCTGGTGGAAGGAGACATCGTTGCTAATCATACCTCTAACGATAATGAACTCGTAAAATACATGCCAAAACTTAAGCCCGAAGACGTCGCGGAGGCTGTATTGTATGCCATAACGACGCCAGATCATGTTCAA ATACACGAACTGCTCATCAAACCGATGGGAGAGTTTCTTTAA